The following are encoded in a window of Rosa chinensis cultivar Old Blush chromosome 4, RchiOBHm-V2, whole genome shotgun sequence genomic DNA:
- the LOC112198998 gene encoding receptor kinase-like protein Xa21, giving the protein MLMQRILFLSGVVLLHYSCLLHLAISSSNLTDQSALLAIQSKLTVDPTNTVLCGNWTTETSFCNWFGVSCSKRKQRVTALKLPYMGLQGTISPNIGNLSFLVLIDLQNNSFTGSLPHEISRLHRLRTLVVQVNQLEGTIPPALQHCQKLEILSLSYNRLSGRIPIELGFLPKLRKLYLGVNNFVAGNIPVSLGNISTLQELSLPESGLTGSFPHTLLNLSSLVTISLYKNNISGSLHDVDICHYWPNIQILQFANNKFSGELPSRIDRCREIVVLSFSNNRLIGSIPQYIGALQNLEELHLDFNSLTGFVPPTIGNLSNLKQFLVQNNNITGGIPKDLGRLSNLQRLVLANNSLTGAIPFDIFNISSLQIFSTAFNSLSGTFPSLTGILLLNIEGLYLSANQFTGAIPAYFSNFSKLHLLDLSQNLLYGAIPMSLGTIKNLQILNLGRNQLSGEPGVLELRFLSSIFNSSSLRVLALDDNPLNGIMPDSFRNQSYSFQNIYAPRCQIKGHIPSSIGFLKNLTSLVLLNNNMTGNLPSSIGGLEMMHRLYLDSNNIEGLIPDELCLLRNLGELLLSNNNFSGVIPSCIANLEGLQKVLLNSNRLTSTVPMSLWNLENLVFLDLSFNSLSGDLPSSMRKTKVLQMIDLSSNQISGNIPTVIGEFQSLSSLNLSNNMFVGSVPQSFGDLKGLEILDLSYNTLSGTIPKSLETLKYLKYLNVSYNKLSGEIPSEGPFVNFSAQSFLGNMALCQRSPNFGVSPCRNPRARKSRTVYSLLKYIFPAVISTAILISLISWWKICQKRKATIPRPAEQLIAPDHLMISYHDLCLATNDFCESNLLGVGSFGSVYKGVLSDGTIVAVKVLDLKMEGAIKSFDAECKVWRTIRHRNVVKVITTCSSPDVRALVLEYMSHGSLEKWLYSHNYCLSLLQRVSVLIDIASALEYLHHGQSEVVVHCDLKPSNILLDEDMVAHVADFGLGKVLAENKEETQTRTLGTLGYIAPEYGSEGKVSAKGDIYSFGIMLFEILTRKKPTDELFFGELTLRQWINVSIRERVIKVVDNGLLSIEGERDINFLESIVLHIMELGLECTLESPEERVDIKEVASKLSKIKLALFHDRTVCV; this is encoded by the exons ATGTTGATGCAACGAATACTCTTTCTTTCTGGAGTTGTGTTACTGCACTACTCATGCTTACTTCACCTCGCCATTTCTTCTTCAAACCTCACAGATCAATCAGCTCTCCTTGCCATTCAATCCAAACTCACTGTCGACCCTACCAATACTGTCTTGTGTGGTAACTGGACCACTGAAACAAGTTTCTGTAATTGGTTTGGGGTTTCTTGTAGTAAACGCAAGCAAAGAGTGACTGCCTTGAAGCTTCCCTATATGGGTCTCCAAGGCACCATTTCCCCTAATATCGGGAACCTCTCGTTCCTAGTCCTTATTGATCTACAAAATAATAGCTTCACAGGGTCCCTGCCACATGAAATCAGTCGCTTACATCGTTTGAGAACACTTGTAGTCCAAGTTAACCAGTTGGAAGGAACCATTCCTCCAGCTTTACAGCACTGTCAGAAGCTTGAAATCCTATCCCTTTCATATAACAGGCTAAGTGGTCGAATACCTATAGAGTTGGGTTTCTTACCCAAGCTTCGGAAACTATATCTTGGTGTAAACAATTTTGTGGCTGGTAATATTCCAGTATCTCTGGGCAACATTTCAACATTACAAGAATTGAGTCTACCCGAAAGTGGTCTCACAGGTTCATTCCCTCACACTCTACTTAACCTGTCTTCTCTGGTTACTATATCTCTGTATAAAAATAACATTTCTGGAAGTCTTCATGATGTGGACATCTGCCATTATTGGCCTAATATTCAAATCCTTCAATTTGCTAACAACAAATTCAGTGGTGAGCTCCCTTCCAGAATTGATCGATGCAGAGAGATTGTGGTCCTTTCTTTCTCAAATAATAGGCTTATCGGAAGTATTCCCCAATATATTGGGGCTTTACAAAATCTTGAAGAGCTTCATCTTGATTTCAATAGCCTAACTGGCTTTGTACCTCCCACTATAGGTAACTTGTCGAACCTGAAGCAATTTTTGGTCCAGAATAATAACATTACAGGAGGTATTCCGAAGGACTTGGGGCGCCTTTCTAATCTGCAAAGACTCGTTTTGGCTAACAATAGCCTAACTGGTGCAATACCCTTTGATATTTTCAACATTTCCTCCTTACAGATTTTCTCAACAGCATTCAATTCCCTTTCTGGAACTTTTCCTTCATTAACTGGAATTTTACTTCTTAATATTGAAGGTCTCTATCTTTCTGCCAATCAATTTACTGGAGCTATCCCAGCATACTTTTCTAATTTTTCCAAGCTTCATTTGCTTGATCTTAGCCAAAATTTACTTTATGGAGCAATACCCATGAGTCTTGGTACCATAAAGAATCTCCAAATCCTTAATTTGGGCAGAAATCAATTAAGTGGGGAACCTGGAGTTCTTGAActtagattcctttcttctaTATTCAATAGCAGTTCACTGAGGGTTTTGGCTTTGGATGACAATCCTCTCAATGGCATCATGCCTGATTCTTTTAGAAATCAATCTTATTCCTTCCAGAACATTTATGCCCCAAGGTGCCAAATCAAAGGTCACATACCATCATCAATTGGTTTTTTGAAAAACTTGACCTCCCTTGTCTTGTTGAACAACAATATGACTGGAAATCTTCCATCATCAATTGGGGGATTGGAGATGATGCATAGATTGTATCTTGATAGTAACAATATCGAAGGGCTCATTCCAGATGAGCTTTGTCTTTTGAGGAACCTAGGAGAGCTATTACTATCAAATAACAACTTCTCAGGAGTGATCCCAAGTTGTATAGCAAACCTTGAAGGCCTTCAAAAAGTCCTCCTCAATTCCAATAGACTGACATCAACCGTACCAATGAGTCTATGGAACCTCGAAAATCTCGTGTTCCTGGATTTGTCATTCAATTCTCTTAGTGGAGACTTACCTTCAAGCATGAGAAAGACCAAGGTTCTTCAAATGATCGATTTATCCTCAAATCAAATCAGCGGAAACATTCCAACTGTTATTGGCGAATTTCAAAGCTTGAGTTCTTTAAATTTGTCAAACAACATGTTTGTGGGATCTGTTCCCCAAAGTTTTGGTGATCTAAAAGGATTGGAAATTTTAGATCTATCATACAACACCTTGTCAGGCACGATACCCAAGTCCCTAGAAACGCTCAAATACCTCAAGTATTTGAACGTGTCTTATAACAAGCTCTCGGGAGAGATTCCTTCTGAGGGACCTTTTGTCAACTTCAGTGCACAATCATTCTTGGGAAATATGGCACTTTGTCAGAGATCACCAAACTTTGGAGTCTCACCCTGCAGGAATCCTAGGGCTCGCAAATCAAGGACGGTTTATAGTTTGCTCAAATATATTTTTCCAGCTGTTATATCAACAGCAATCCTCATAAGTCTCATTTCTTGGTGGAAAATCTGTCAAAAACGAAAAGCAACCATTCCAAGGCCAGCGGAACAGTTAATAGCACCAGACCACTTAATGATATCATATCATGATCTCTGTTTGGCTACTAATGACTTCTGTGAAAGCAACTTATTGGGAGTCGGGAGTTTCGGCTCTGTGTACAAGGGTGTGCTTTCTGATGGGACAATTGTTGCTGTCAAGGTTCTAGATTTAAAAATGGAGGGTGCCATCAAAAGTTTTGATGCAGAGTGTAAGGTGTGGCGGACAATCCGGCACAGAAATGTTGTCAAGGTCATAACTACATGCTCAAGCCCTGACGTAAGAGCTCTGGTGCTGGAGTATATGTCCCATGGCAGCCTTGAAAAGTGGCTATACTCCCACAACTACTGTCTAAGTCTTCTGCAAAGAGTGAGTGTGTTGATTGATATTGCTTCTGCTTTGGAATATCTCCACCATGGTCAATCAGAAGTTGTGGTTCATTGTGATTTGAAGCCTAGCAATATTTTACTCGATGAAGACATGGTAGCACATGTGGCAGACTTTGGCCTCGGAAAAGTTTTAGCAGAAAACAAGGAGGAAACACAAACAAGAACTCTTGGCACACTTGGCTACATTGCACCAG AGTACGGTTCAGAAGGGAAAGTGTCTGCCAAGGGTGACATTTATAGTTTCGGAATTATGTTGTTTGAGATTCTCACAAGAAAGAAACCCACAGATGAACTGTTTTTTGGGGAACTGACTTTGAGACAATGGATAAATGTGTCGATTCGAGAAAGGGTGATTAAAGTGGTGGACAATGGTTTGTTAAGCATAGAAGGTGAAAGAGATATCAATTTCCTGGAGAGCATCGTTTTGCATATCATGGAGTTGGGCTTGGAGTGTACCTTAGAATCACCAGAAGAACGGGTCGACATAAAAGAAGTAGCGAGCAAGCTCAGCAAAATCAAATTGGCACTTTTTCATGACAGAACAGTCTGTGTTTGA
- the LOC121052913 gene encoding uncharacterized protein LOC121052913, whose translation MRSAYTQFKWKLHDHYQKCGTSVRGRATLPPPDLWGERSTEEWHWLCDELYTDPKYIDKCKKNSTSRKRQRTTHRGGAMPFIQHALRTAKEGNPLSFIDNWAAMYQDSNSNWVSDAARDKYDRLKNKREEHKEKLTLEAPEGTPPESVQVTARDEIPIMAEECGRKGKRVRGLGSFPRMKLPTVTSSTAVSSEMNVMQDKVKKLESTVDTMRSQNAQLMTMLKKFLMNSQGCFADTENIDMNIVVPNSEEDDVFGRDEDGVQNNGDNSETEDLEEDL comes from the exons ATGCGCTCGGCGTATACTCAATTCAAGTGGAAGTTGCACGATCACTATCAAAAATGTGGCACATCTGTTCGGGGACGAGCCACACTTCCTCCACCTGATCTATGGGGTGAGAGATCGACAGAGGAGTGGCATTGGCTATGTGATGAACTCTACACCGATCCAAAATATATT GATAAATGCAAGAAGAATTCAACTAGCCGAAAGAGACAAAGGACTACGCATCGTGGCGGAGCTATGCCTTTCATTCAACATGCTTTGAGGACAGCCAAG GAGGGCAATCCTTTGTCTTTCATAGACAATTGGGCAGCTATGTATCAAGATTCAAATAGCAATTGGGTTAGTGATGCTGCACGTGATAAATAT gaTCGACTGAAAAATAAGAGAGAAGAGCATAAGGAGAAACTAACCCTAGAGGCACCAGAGGGTACTCCACCAGAATCTGTACAAGTTACTGCGCGTGATGAGATTCCAATCATGGCTGAAGAGTGTGGAAGGAAGGGAAAAAGAGTTCGTGGTTTAGGCTCGTTTCCTCGCATGAAGCTTCCAACTGTTACATCTTCAACAGCTGTGAGTTCTGAAATGAACGTAATGCAAGATAAAGTTAAGAAGCTTGAATCAACTGTGGACACTATGCGGTCACAAAATGCACAGCTAATGACAATGTTGAAGAAGTTCCTGATGAATAGCCAAGGCTGTTTTGCTGATACAGAAAACATTGACATGAATATCGTAGTACCCAACAGTGAAGAAGATGATGTCTTTGGAAGAGATGAAGACGGTGTCCAAAACaatggagataattctgaaacagaGGATTTGGAGGAAGATTTGTGA